A single genomic interval of Macadamia integrifolia cultivar HAES 741 chromosome 6, SCU_Mint_v3, whole genome shotgun sequence harbors:
- the LOC122080852 gene encoding cytochrome P450 89A2-like, whose product MELWFLLPLALSLSLCLALKSIIHHLSLPKSIQSKLSLPPGPLKVPIIGSFVFLRISSPFKMEPILRNLCHKYGPIITLHIGSHPAIFITNHSLAHQALVENGTVFADRHPLGSPSRIVNNNPLSINSAPYGPVWRLLRRNITYEILHPSRVKSYGHGRRWVLQILIKRLRNHVQSGESVPVIDHFQYAMFCLVVLMCFGRKFDEKIIREIEYVQRTLIVNLRRFSVLAFLPKLGKIIFRNRWNQLLELRRRQESVLIPIIRARREIKNKKQDKGNPDDEFLVSYVDTLFDLKIPDDGRNLTEGEIMTLCSEFLNGGTDTTATELQWIMANLVKNQGVQEKLYSEIEGVVNSGEEIREEDLQKMPYLKAVVLEGLRRHPPSHFVLPHAVTEDIVLDGHVIPKKATVNFMVAEMGWDPKVWKDPMEFKPERFLSEEGVVFDITGSREIKMMPFGVGRRICPGIGLAILHLEYFVANLIRDFKWTAVDGDDVDLSEKPEFTIAMKNPLRAHISPRLP is encoded by the coding sequence ATGGAGCTCTGGTTTCTCCTCCCCCTcgctctctctctgtctctctgttTAGCCCTCAAATCCATAATCCATCATCTCTCCCTCCCCAAATCCATCCAATCAAAGCTCTCTCTCCCACCAGGACCCCTTAAAGTACCCATAATCGGTAGCTTCGTCTTCCTCCGAATCTCCTCTCCATTTAAAATGGAGCCAATCCTCCGCAACCTGTGCCACAAATACGGTCCCATCATAACCCTGCACATCGGTTCACACCCAGCCATCTTCATCACAAACCATTCTCTCGCCCATCAAGCCCTCGTCGAGAATGGAACCGTCTTCGCCGACCGCCATCCCCTTGGTTCTCCCAGCCGCATAGTCAACAACAACCCACTTAGCATCAATTCCGCCCCTTACGGCCCCGTGTGGCGGCTCCTCCGCCGGAATATCACTTATGAGATCCTCCACCCTTCTCGGGTGAAATCCTATGGTCATGGTCGAAGATGGGTTTTGCAGATTCTAATTAAGAGACTCAGAAACCATGTTCAATCTGGTGAGTCGGTTCCCGTGATTGATCACTTCCAGTATGCCATGTTCTGCTTAGTGGTTCTTATGTGCTTTGGGAGGAAATTTGATGAGAAAATCATCAGAGAGATCGAATATGTACAGAGAACCCTGATTGTTAATTTACGCAGATTCTCTGTTCTTGCATTCCTCCCAAAATTGGGGAAAATCATCTTCAGGAATCGCTGGAACCAACTTCTTGAATTGCGCCGGAGACAGGAATCTGTACTCATCCCTATCATAAGAGCCCGGAGAGAGATAAAGAATAAGAAACAAGATAAAGGTAACCCAGATGATGAATTCCTTGTCTCCTATGTTGATACTCTGTTTGATCTTAAGATCCCGGACGACGGCCGGAATCTCACAGAAGGGGAAATCATGACTCTTTGTTCCGAGTTTCTGAACGGCGGCACTGACACAACAGCTACGGAGTTGCAGTGGATCATGGCGAACCTGGTGAAGAACCAAGGTGTACAAGAAAAGCTTTACTCTGAAATTGAAGGAGTTGTGAATTCAGGAGAAGAGATTAGAGAGGAGGATTTGCAGAAGATGCCATATCTGAAGGCAGTGGTGTTGGAAGGGTTGAGGAGGCACCCACCATCTCATTTTGTCCTACCACATGCTGTCACAGAGGATATTGTTTTGGATGGGCATGTGATACCCAAGAAAGCTACTGTGAATTTCATGGTGGCTGAGATGGGGTGGGACCCAAAAGTTTGGAAAGATCCAATGGAATTTAAGCCAGAAAGATTTTTGAGTGAGGAAGGAGTAGTATTTGATATAACAGGGAGTAGGGAGATTAAGATGATGCCATTTGGGGTGGGGAGGAGGATTTGCCCAGGAATTGGGTTAGCTATACTTCATTTGGAGTATTTTGTGGCGAATTTGATCAGAGATTTCAAATGGACGGCTGTAGATGGTGATGATGTTGACTTGTCAGAGAAGCCAGAGTTCACAATCGCTATGAAGAACCCGTTGCGGGCCCACATTTCTCCAAGGCTACCATAA
- the LOC122081503 gene encoding probable calcium-binding protein CML18, whose product MSGHEPVKLDDEQIAELREIFRSFDRNNDGSLTQLELGSLLRSLGLKPSQEQLEALIQKADKNSNGLVEFSEFVALVAPDLLPAKSPYTEEQLRQLFRIFDRDGNGYITAAELAHSMAKLGHALTAKELTGMIKEADTDGDGRISFEEFAQAITSAAFDNSWA is encoded by the coding sequence ATGAGCGGACACGAGCCGGTGAAGCTCGATGATGAGCAGATTGCGGAGTTGCGGGAGATATTCCGGTCATTTGATCGGAACAATGATGGAAGCTTAACGCAGTTGGAACTTGGATCACTCCTGAGATCGCTGGGTCTCAAACCAAGTCAAGAACAGCTCGAAGCTCTAATCCAGAAAGCCGATAAGAACAGCAACGGCCTTGTGGAATTCTCTGAATTCGTAGCACTCGTAGCACCCGATCTCCTCCCGGCGAAATCACCCTACACAGAGGAGCAACTCCGTCAGCTATTCCGGATATTCGATCGTGATGGCAACGGTTACATCACAGCAGCAGAATTGGCTCACTCCATGGCTAAGCTTGGGCATGCTCTTACTGCAAAGGAGCTCACAGGGATGATCAAAGAGGCAGACACAGATGGGGATGGTCGTATTAGTTTCGAGGAATTCGCTCAGGCTATCACCTCAGCTGCATTTGATAACTCATGGGCTTGA